One segment of Thermus tengchongensis DNA contains the following:
- a CDS encoding thiolase family protein encodes MGEVYIVSAARTPIGRFGGVLKDVSPVELGAHAMRAALARAGVEGKDLDLYVFGNVLRAGHGQLLPRQAALRAGIPKEVDGYQVDMVCASGMMAVMNAVQFLRTGEAHLVLAGGMESMSQAGFYLSHRARWGYRFLMGAPENLQDILLRDGLSDPFSGEAMGEQAERLAQDYGVGREEVDEAAFLSHKRAAEATEKGFFAQEIAPMELPGKKGPVVVDRDEGIRPETTLESLAALRPAFRKDGILTAGNASQISDGAAALLLASEEAVKAHGLKPLARVLGGAWAAGEPWRFPEAPIPAVKRLLDRLGMRIEDFGLFENNEAFALNNVLFRRLLGVPYERLNVFGGAVALGHPIGASGARILVTLLNALRQKGEERGLAAICHGTGGSTAFGVELV; translated from the coding sequence ATGGGCGAGGTCTACATCGTTTCCGCGGCGCGCACCCCCATCGGCCGGTTCGGGGGGGTGCTGAAGGACGTGAGCCCGGTGGAGCTTGGGGCCCACGCCATGCGGGCCGCCTTGGCCCGGGCGGGGGTGGAGGGGAAGGATTTGGACCTCTACGTGTTCGGGAACGTGCTAAGGGCTGGGCACGGGCAGCTCCTTCCCCGGCAGGCGGCCCTAAGGGCGGGCATCCCCAAGGAGGTGGACGGGTACCAGGTGGACATGGTCTGCGCCTCGGGGATGATGGCCGTCATGAACGCCGTGCAGTTCCTGCGCACGGGGGAGGCGCACCTGGTGCTGGCCGGGGGGATGGAGTCCATGAGCCAGGCGGGCTTCTACCTCTCCCACCGGGCAAGGTGGGGGTACAGGTTCCTTATGGGGGCCCCGGAAAACCTCCAGGATATTCTCCTCCGGGACGGGCTTTCCGACCCCTTTTCGGGCGAGGCCATGGGGGAGCAGGCGGAAAGGCTCGCCCAGGACTATGGGGTGGGCCGGGAGGAGGTGGACGAGGCCGCCTTCCTCTCCCATAAGAGGGCGGCGGAGGCCACGGAGAAGGGGTTCTTCGCCCAGGAGATCGCCCCCATGGAGCTTCCCGGGAAGAAGGGGCCGGTGGTGGTGGACCGGGACGAGGGGATAAGGCCCGAGACCACCTTGGAGTCCCTGGCCGCCCTTAGGCCCGCCTTCCGGAAGGACGGCATCCTCACCGCGGGGAACGCCAGCCAGATCTCCGACGGGGCGGCGGCGCTTCTTTTGGCCTCGGAGGAGGCGGTGAAGGCCCACGGCCTGAAGCCCCTGGCCCGGGTGCTGGGCGGGGCCTGGGCGGCGGGGGAGCCCTGGCGCTTCCCCGAGGCCCCCATCCCCGCGGTGAAGCGCCTGCTGGACCGGCTTGGCATGCGGATTGAAGACTTCGGCCTTTTTGAGAACAACGAGGCCTTCGCCCTCAACAACGTCCTCTTCCGCCGCCTTCTGGGGGTGCCCTACGAGCGCCTCAACGTCTTCGGGGGGGCGGTGGCCCTGGGCCACCCCATCGGGGCCAGCGGGGCCAGGATCCTGGTCACCCTCCTGAACGCCCTGAGGCAGAAGGGGGAAGAAAGGGGCCTGGCGGCCATCTGCCACGGCACCGGGGGGTCCACGGCCTTTGGGGTGGAACTGGTTTAG
- a CDS encoding GspH/FimT family protein gives MPRQGLTLLELLVVLGLLGVLLGLSLPLLSPNRLALEGAARSLAAQVTRARLEAIRQNAFAGLHVFTEGAGGYAVFVDRNGDRRYTPGEEVQVVRFGEGGWARVRLDPNRSTLGNMPILFDPRGVPAKPITGTITLASGTSTRKVVISQQGRARVE, from the coding sequence ATGCCCAGGCAAGGCCTCACCCTCCTGGAGCTCTTGGTGGTGCTGGGCCTCCTGGGGGTCTTGCTGGGCCTGAGCCTTCCCCTCCTCTCCCCGAACCGCCTGGCTCTGGAGGGCGCCGCCCGCTCCCTGGCGGCCCAGGTGACCCGGGCCAGGCTGGAGGCCATCCGGCAGAACGCCTTCGCCGGGCTCCACGTCTTCACCGAGGGGGCTGGGGGCTACGCGGTCTTCGTGGACCGAAACGGGGACCGCCGCTACACCCCGGGGGAGGAGGTGCAGGTGGTGCGCTTTGGGGAGGGAGGCTGGGCCCGGGTACGGCTGGACCCCAACCGAAGCACCCTGGGCAATATGCCCATTCTGTTCGATCCCAGGGGGGTTCCCGCCAAACCCATCACCGGCACCATAACCCTCGCCTCCGGTACCTCCACCCGCAAGGTGGTCATAAGCCAGCAGGGCCGGGCCCGGGTGGAGTAG
- a CDS encoding purine-nucleoside phosphorylase, producing MAGMEVYEKIQEAVAYIRSKTGFVPEVGIVLGSGLGPLAEEVALEAEIPYGEIPHFPLSTAPGHAGRLILGELEGKRVLVYQGRVHYYEGYSPEEVVFPVRVGYFLGAKTFILTSAAGGLNPRFQAGGIMLHLDYLNVAGVNPLRGKNDERLGPRFPVMFEAYDPELIELARKVARKQDLHLLEGVYAWFLGPSFASRAELKMLRDLGADAIGMSTVPEVIALRHLGARVLGLSTITDMAVPEREHHATEQEVLAVAAKTGPIFRRFVRGILAEL from the coding sequence ATGGCGGGCATGGAGGTCTACGAGAAGATCCAGGAGGCCGTGGCCTACATCCGCTCCAAGACCGGGTTTGTGCCGGAGGTGGGGATCGTCCTTGGCTCGGGGCTTGGTCCCCTGGCGGAGGAGGTGGCCCTGGAGGCGGAGATCCCTTACGGGGAGATCCCCCACTTTCCCCTTTCCACCGCCCCCGGGCATGCGGGGAGGCTAATCCTGGGGGAGCTTGAAGGCAAGCGGGTTCTGGTGTACCAAGGCCGGGTCCACTACTACGAGGGCTACAGCCCCGAGGAGGTGGTCTTCCCCGTACGGGTGGGGTATTTCCTGGGGGCCAAGACCTTTATCCTCACCTCGGCGGCGGGGGGGCTTAACCCCAGGTTCCAGGCGGGGGGGATCATGCTCCACCTGGACTACCTCAACGTGGCTGGGGTCAACCCTTTGCGGGGGAAGAACGACGAGCGGCTCGGCCCCCGCTTCCCGGTGATGTTCGAGGCTTACGACCCGGAGCTCATCGAGCTGGCCCGCAAGGTGGCGCGGAAGCAGGACCTGCACCTCCTCGAGGGGGTCTACGCCTGGTTCCTGGGGCCCAGCTTCGCCAGCCGGGCCGAGCTGAAGATGCTTAGGGATCTCGGGGCCGATGCCATCGGCATGTCCACGGTTCCCGAAGTCATCGCCTTAAGGCACCTAGGGGCCAGGGTCTTGGGTCTTTCCACCATCACGGACATGGCGGTGCCGGAAAGGGAGCACCACGCCACGGAGCAGGAGGTGCTGGCGGTGGCGGCCAAGACGGGGCCCATCTTCCGCCGCTTTGTGCGGGGCATCCTGGCCGAGCTTTAG
- a CDS encoding BamA/OMP85 family outer membrane protein, giving the protein MKRLFALVFLGLLALAAPIREVVVEGSDPVLQALARAALPFGVGDEPGNLEEARKALLATGYFQQVEVRLEGNVLRVILTPYPPIAEVKVEAKAFPQEALLRFLEQNFAIGPEATYNPIRAGEAAQALAQAYRQNGFPFTPKVEVEAKEQGGKMLLTFRVEESPEVKEVRLQGASLLPEAELLKLLEPLKGPFDFAKYQEALKAIAARYERAGYRYSGPDAQESRLEDGLLTVAVRELKVVRLEGEGLDLAGFPLKPGDYLRYDLLLEGVQALSKKLSRVVNFNLTPEGEGVVVQLQLGPEGGVIERVDLRGNTAFPTETLLALLRLKPGDVYTPALAQEDARRIASFYQEKGLEVADVRFGFQDGTFRLQVLELKIGGYRLEWQGQHRTQEEVILRELPKPGSLFSVQALRQGIARLMATGLLAEPPGVRLAPGEKEDQVVVVLSLKEARTGLFQPALGWSSLEGWSGSVSFKETNLFGLAHQVGVDLAFVQNEARDNLSLSVSYAIPWLYLDYLDLKEVRTSLSFSLFSTPIGNNKLLQGSTDTGWEYTERRTGGGFSLSRPFSQNLENLRLSLGLSARRSTYALEVYDPNAPCDSAVTNPADPKYCDGTGYKNLSLAQSLLPTPGWTLRLDTGVSYLEVDNPRFRTQGYEASLSTGLGLSLPDTGGRSFFVPLVTTGKTYMPLDEERRQALAFRLSAGTLLGFPPESERFFLSGSGAEAFLLRGYEDRKYGGLSFATGSVEYRYNFNLSPQGGTNLYGILFTDLGIADNTGGVKWGAGVGLQLDLDVLGVLLPSLRLDYAFSPESPTGRLHFRIGPMF; this is encoded by the coding sequence ATGAAGCGGCTTTTTGCCCTGGTGTTCCTGGGCCTTCTGGCCCTGGCGGCCCCCATCCGCGAGGTGGTGGTGGAAGGGAGCGACCCCGTCCTTCAGGCCCTGGCCCGGGCCGCCTTACCTTTCGGGGTGGGGGACGAACCTGGGAACCTGGAAGAAGCCCGGAAAGCCCTCCTGGCCACGGGCTACTTCCAGCAGGTGGAGGTGCGCCTGGAAGGGAATGTCCTTAGGGTCATCCTTACTCCCTACCCCCCCATCGCCGAGGTGAAGGTGGAGGCCAAGGCCTTTCCCCAGGAAGCCCTCCTGCGCTTTCTGGAGCAGAACTTCGCCATCGGCCCGGAGGCCACCTATAACCCCATCCGGGCCGGGGAGGCCGCCCAGGCCCTGGCCCAGGCCTACCGGCAAAACGGCTTCCCCTTCACCCCCAAGGTGGAAGTGGAGGCCAAGGAGCAGGGGGGCAAAATGCTCCTCACCTTCCGGGTGGAGGAAAGCCCGGAGGTGAAGGAGGTTCGCCTGCAAGGGGCAAGCCTCCTCCCCGAGGCCGAGCTCCTGAAACTCTTGGAACCCCTAAAGGGCCCCTTCGACTTCGCCAAGTACCAGGAAGCCCTGAAGGCCATCGCCGCCCGCTACGAGAGGGCCGGTTACCGCTATAGCGGCCCCGATGCCCAGGAAAGCCGCCTCGAGGACGGCCTCCTCACCGTGGCGGTGCGGGAACTTAAGGTGGTGCGCCTGGAGGGGGAAGGCTTGGACCTCGCGGGCTTTCCCCTGAAGCCCGGGGACTACCTGCGCTACGACCTCCTTCTGGAAGGGGTGCAGGCGCTTTCCAAAAAGCTCTCCCGGGTGGTGAACTTCAACCTCACCCCCGAGGGGGAGGGGGTGGTGGTCCAGCTCCAGCTGGGCCCAGAAGGCGGGGTGATCGAGCGGGTGGATCTGAGGGGCAACACCGCCTTCCCCACGGAAACCCTCCTCGCCCTCCTCCGCCTGAAGCCCGGCGACGTCTACACCCCAGCCCTGGCCCAGGAGGACGCGAGGCGCATCGCCAGCTTCTACCAGGAGAAGGGCCTCGAGGTGGCCGACGTGCGCTTCGGCTTCCAGGACGGGACCTTCCGCCTCCAGGTCTTGGAGCTCAAGATCGGGGGCTACCGCCTGGAGTGGCAGGGGCAGCACCGCACCCAGGAGGAGGTCATCCTGCGGGAACTTCCCAAGCCGGGTAGCCTCTTCAGCGTCCAGGCCCTTCGCCAGGGGATCGCCCGCCTCATGGCCACCGGGCTCCTGGCCGAGCCCCCCGGGGTGCGCCTGGCCCCCGGGGAGAAGGAGGACCAGGTGGTGGTGGTCCTTTCCCTGAAGGAGGCCCGCACCGGCCTCTTCCAGCCCGCTTTGGGCTGGAGCTCCCTGGAAGGCTGGTCGGGTAGCGTCTCCTTTAAGGAGACCAACCTCTTCGGCCTGGCCCACCAAGTGGGGGTGGACCTGGCCTTCGTGCAAAACGAGGCCAGGGACAACCTCTCCCTCTCGGTGAGCTACGCCATCCCTTGGCTCTACCTGGACTACCTGGACCTGAAGGAGGTGCGCACCAGCCTTTCCTTCAGCCTCTTCTCCACCCCAATCGGCAACAACAAGCTCCTCCAAGGAAGCACGGACACCGGCTGGGAGTACACGGAACGGCGCACCGGGGGCGGGTTCTCCCTCTCCCGCCCCTTCTCCCAGAACCTGGAGAACCTGCGCCTCTCCCTGGGGCTTTCCGCCCGGCGGTCGACGTATGCCCTCGAGGTCTATGACCCCAACGCCCCCTGCGACTCCGCGGTCACAAACCCCGCCGACCCCAAGTACTGCGACGGCACCGGCTACAAGAACCTCTCCCTGGCGCAAAGCCTCCTCCCCACCCCCGGCTGGACCCTCAGGCTGGACACCGGGGTGAGCTACCTGGAGGTAGACAACCCCCGCTTCCGCACCCAGGGCTATGAGGCAAGCCTCAGCACCGGCCTGGGTCTCTCCCTCCCCGACACGGGGGGGCGGAGCTTCTTCGTGCCCCTGGTGACCACAGGGAAGACCTATATGCCCCTGGATGAGGAACGGCGCCAGGCCCTGGCCTTCCGCCTCTCCGCGGGCACCCTCTTGGGTTTCCCCCCGGAAAGCGAGCGCTTCTTCCTCTCGGGGAGCGGGGCCGAGGCCTTCCTCCTCAGGGGCTACGAGGACCGCAAGTACGGGGGGCTTTCCTTCGCCACGGGGAGCGTGGAGTACCGCTACAACTTCAACCTCTCCCCCCAGGGGGGGACCAACCTCTACGGCATCCTCTTCACCGACCTGGGCATCGCCGACAACACCGGCGGGGTGAAGTGGGGGGCCGGGGTGGGGCTGCAGCTGGACCTGGACGTGCTGGGGGTCCTCCTCCCCTCCTTGCGGCTGGACTACGCCTTCAGCCCGGAAAGCCCCACGGGAAGGCTCCACTTCCGCATCGGGCCCATGTTCTAA
- a CDS encoding DUF503 domain-containing protein produces the protein MKAYLGLYTARLETPARSLKEKRALIKPALERVKARFPVSAARLHGLDAWGFEVVGLSLLGNDPAWVEATLREAARFLAREGDFRVALEAFRLEAFELDGLV, from the coding sequence ATGAAAGCCTACCTCGGCCTCTACACCGCCAGGCTGGAAACCCCGGCCAGAAGCCTCAAGGAGAAGCGCGCCCTCATCAAGCCCGCCCTGGAAAGGGTAAAAGCCCGCTTCCCCGTCTCCGCCGCCCGGCTCCACGGCCTGGACGCTTGGGGCTTTGAGGTGGTGGGCCTCTCCCTCCTGGGCAACGACCCCGCCTGGGTGGAGGCCACCTTGCGCGAGGCCGCCCGCTTCCTGGCCCGCGAGGGGGATTTTAGGGTGGCCCTCGAGGCCTTCCGCCTCGAGGCCTTCGAGCTGGATGGGTTGGTCTAG
- a CDS encoding YggS family pyridoxal phosphate-dependent enzyme — MGLPQVLEAMEAACRRAGRDPKGVRLVAVTKGRSVEEIQEKVLRYGPFPLGESRVQEALKKMELLEAEWHFIGPLQRNKAKFAPRFALIHSLDSLRLAEALDRVGEKVGVRLRVLVEVNLGREPQKHGFLEEELPEALARVREMAHLEVLGLMTVPPVGPEAVVRPIFRRLSELADRYGLPERSMGMSDDFPIAIEEGATLVRVGRALFVD, encoded by the coding sequence ATGGGGCTTCCCCAGGTCCTCGAAGCCATGGAGGCCGCCTGCCGCCGCGCGGGGCGGGATCCCAAGGGGGTGCGCCTGGTGGCGGTGACCAAGGGGAGGAGCGTGGAGGAGATCCAGGAGAAGGTCCTCCGCTACGGCCCCTTCCCCTTGGGGGAAAGCCGGGTGCAGGAGGCCTTGAAGAAGATGGAGCTTCTAGAGGCGGAGTGGCACTTTATCGGTCCCCTGCAGCGCAACAAGGCCAAGTTCGCCCCCCGGTTCGCCCTTATCCACTCCCTGGACTCCCTGCGCCTGGCGGAGGCCCTGGACCGGGTGGGGGAGAAGGTGGGGGTGAGGCTTAGGGTCCTGGTGGAGGTGAACCTGGGCCGGGAGCCCCAGAAGCACGGGTTTTTGGAGGAGGAACTGCCCGAGGCCCTGGCCCGGGTGCGGGAGATGGCGCACTTGGAGGTCCTGGGCCTCATGACCGTGCCCCCGGTGGGTCCTGAGGCTGTGGTCCGCCCCATCTTCCGGAGGCTTTCGGAGCTCGCCGACCGCTATGGCCTTCCCGAGCGCTCCATGGGCATGTCCGACGATTTCCCCATCGCCATCGAGGAGGGGGCCACCCTGGTGCGGGTGGGCCGGGCCCTTTTTGTAGACTGA
- a CDS encoding nucleotidyltransferase family protein, translated as MDLSSLPTPDRERLQELCQRYGVRRLLLFGSFARGEASEASDLDLLVEFFPGQVPGLGFVRLQEELSRLFGRQVDLHTAKSLSRYFREEALREAHPLYEAA; from the coding sequence GTGGACCTTAGCTCCCTGCCTACCCCCGATCGGGAGCGCCTCCAGGAGCTTTGCCAGCGCTACGGCGTGCGCCGGCTCCTTCTCTTCGGCTCCTTCGCCCGGGGAGAAGCCTCGGAGGCAAGCGACCTGGATCTGTTGGTGGAGTTCTTCCCCGGCCAAGTCCCGGGCCTGGGCTTCGTGCGCCTGCAAGAGGAGCTCTCCCGCCTGTTCGGGAGGCAGGTGGACCTCCACACCGCGAAGAGCCTCAGCCGCTACTTCCGCGAGGAGGCCCTAAGGGAGGCCCATCCCCTTTATGAGGCCGCCTAG